From a single Chitinophaga sp. Cy-1792 genomic region:
- the sucD gene encoding succinate--CoA ligase subunit alpha: protein MSVLVNKDSKVIVQGFTGTEGTFHATQMIEYGTNVVGGVTPNKGGTTHLERPVFNTVADAVKATGANVSIIFVPPAFAADAIMEATEAGIALVVCITEGIPVQDMVKAKNFLQGTNTRLIGPNCPGVITAEEAKVGIMPGFIFKKGKIGIVSKSGTLTYEAADQVVKAGLGVSTAIGIGGDPIIGTPTKDAVELLMNDPETEGIIMIGEIGGSMEAEAARWIAEHGTKPVVGFIAGQTAPPGRRMGHAGAIIGGAEDTAAAKMKIMAECGVHVVESPANIGKTMAEVLSKKGALA, encoded by the coding sequence ATGAGTGTTTTAGTTAATAAGGATAGCAAGGTGATTGTGCAAGGGTTTACCGGTACAGAAGGTACATTCCATGCCACACAGATGATTGAATACGGAACCAATGTAGTTGGTGGTGTTACCCCTAACAAAGGCGGTACTACCCACCTGGAGCGCCCGGTATTTAATACCGTAGCGGATGCTGTTAAAGCAACCGGCGCCAATGTATCTATCATTTTTGTGCCACCGGCTTTTGCTGCTGATGCAATCATGGAAGCTACCGAAGCTGGTATTGCCCTGGTGGTATGTATCACAGAAGGTATTCCGGTTCAGGACATGGTGAAAGCTAAAAACTTCCTGCAGGGAACCAACACCCGCCTCATCGGCCCTAACTGCCCTGGCGTTATCACCGCTGAAGAAGCTAAAGTAGGTATCATGCCTGGCTTTATCTTCAAAAAAGGTAAAATCGGTATCGTTTCTAAATCCGGTACCCTGACTTACGAAGCTGCTGATCAGGTTGTTAAAGCTGGTCTGGGTGTTTCTACAGCTATCGGTATCGGTGGCGACCCAATCATCGGTACCCCAACCAAAGATGCGGTTGAGCTGCTGATGAACGATCCTGAAACTGAAGGTATCATCATGATCGGTGAAATCGGTGGTAGCATGGAAGCTGAAGCTGCACGCTGGATCGCAGAACACGGTACTAAACCAGTAGTTGGTTTCATCGCTGGCCAGACTGCTCCTCCGGGCCGTCGTATGGGTCACGCAGGTGCTATCATCGGTGGTGCTGAAGATACTGCTGCTGCTAAAATGAAAATTATGGCTGAATGTGGCGTTCACGTAGTGGAAAGCCCGGCTAATATCGGTAAAACGATGGCTGAAGTCCTGAGCAAAAAAGGCGCTCTGGCTTAA
- a CDS encoding ABC transporter ATP-binding protein: MIQLQDIKKSFGDKEILKGVSATMESGKVNLIIGSSGSGKTVMMKCMVGLIEVDQGRIMYGDKDFTNMDIHERKIIRQEIGMLFQGSALFDSMTVEQNVMFPLEMFGTGSYRDKKKRVAECLERVALKDAAKKFPAEISGGMKKRVGIARAIVLNPKYLFCDEPNSGLDPQTSLVIDQLIKELTAEYNITTVINTHDMNTVMESGDNIVYMYQGKKQWEGSNKDIVFSKDQLLNDFIFASDFLREAKEMRQKDLIDRGEWKDKGQEPKK; encoded by the coding sequence ATGATTCAACTGCAAGACATAAAAAAGAGCTTTGGCGACAAGGAGATATTGAAAGGCGTTTCGGCTACAATGGAATCCGGTAAGGTTAACCTTATTATCGGGTCCAGTGGTAGCGGTAAGACGGTGATGATGAAGTGCATGGTAGGGTTGATAGAAGTTGATCAGGGCAGGATAATGTATGGCGACAAGGACTTTACCAACATGGATATCCATGAGCGTAAGATCATACGTCAGGAGATAGGCATGCTGTTTCAGGGGTCTGCTTTGTTTGACAGTATGACAGTAGAACAGAATGTAATGTTTCCCCTGGAGATGTTCGGAACAGGTAGTTACAGAGATAAGAAAAAGCGTGTAGCAGAGTGTCTGGAGCGTGTGGCGCTGAAAGATGCCGCTAAAAAATTCCCGGCGGAGATCTCCGGAGGGATGAAAAAAAGGGTAGGGATTGCCCGCGCCATTGTGCTGAACCCGAAATACCTTTTCTGTGATGAGCCTAACTCAGGGCTCGATCCACAGACTTCCCTGGTGATAGACCAGCTGATCAAGGAGCTGACGGCTGAATACAATATTACCACCGTTATCAACACCCATGACATGAATACCGTAATGGAAAGTGGGGATAACATTGTATATATGTACCAGGGGAAAAAGCAGTGGGAAGGCTCGAATAAAGATATTGTATTCAGCAAGGACCAGCTGTTGAATGATTTTATATTTGCGTCCGACTTCCTCCGGGAGGCGAAGGAAATGCGTCAGAAAGACCTTATCGATCGGGGAGAATGGAAGGACAAGGGGCAGGAGCCGAAAAAATAG
- a CDS encoding ABC transporter permease, giving the protein MEFKFFYHFGNYLLMLKGCFSRPENMRMYWKQFMQQCVDIGVGSLGIVFIISLFIGGVATLQTAYQLVSPIIPKSTIAQVVRDTIILEFAPTLTSIVLAGVVGSKIASELGNMRVSEQIDALEIMGINTKGYLILPKILAAVLMVPVLVAISGFLGVWGGKEAGVLSGIISAEQFMQGLRQEFKAYNVFFALAKSYTFGFIIASVSAYYGYNVRGGALEIGKASTTAVVVSCVLVLFMDYALTAILL; this is encoded by the coding sequence ATGGAGTTCAAATTCTTCTATCATTTCGGAAACTATCTATTGATGCTGAAAGGCTGTTTCTCCCGTCCGGAGAACATGCGGATGTACTGGAAGCAGTTTATGCAGCAATGTGTAGATATTGGCGTAGGGTCGTTGGGGATAGTATTTATCATTTCATTATTTATTGGGGGCGTGGCTACGCTCCAAACGGCTTATCAGCTGGTAAGTCCGATCATTCCTAAAAGCACGATTGCACAGGTAGTACGGGATACGATTATCCTGGAATTTGCCCCAACGCTTACCAGTATTGTACTGGCGGGTGTGGTAGGTTCCAAGATTGCCTCGGAGCTGGGTAATATGAGGGTTTCCGAGCAGATTGATGCCCTGGAAATCATGGGTATTAATACCAAAGGCTACCTGATTTTGCCTAAAATCCTTGCTGCCGTATTGATGGTGCCGGTATTGGTGGCCATTTCCGGTTTCCTGGGTGTATGGGGAGGTAAGGAAGCGGGTGTATTATCCGGTATTATTTCCGCAGAACAGTTTATGCAGGGGCTGAGACAGGAATTCAAGGCCTACAACGTATTTTTTGCGTTGGCGAAGTCATATACCTTCGGATTTATTATTGCCAGTGTATCCGCTTACTATGGGTATAATGTGCGTGGTGGGGCGCTGGAGATCGGTAAAGCCAGTACTACGGCCGTAGTGGTGAGCTGTGTGTTGGTATTGTTCATGGACTATGCCCTCACGGCGATATTACTGTAA
- a CDS encoding phosphate acyltransferase codes for MAHHHITDWEAYKVELNGRLGLDNQLFRVIGTKARRDPRKVVFAEADNIKVLKAAQVVNDEGIAFPILLGNEAKIRSLAKEHAIEIDDIQIIDPKSDEMQEKRHQFGELFFEKRKRKGFNMYEAKKVMRERNYFGCMMVETGEADALISGLTRKYPDTIRPALQVIGMEEGVNKVAGMYIIQTKRGPLFLADTTVNFNPTAEELADITEMVAKEVQHFNITPRIAMLSYSNFGSSPTPEAQLVAKARDIVKKRNPSLIVDGEIQAAMAFNKEILQDNYPFTELLEGEVNTLIFPNLTAGNVAYNLLQEVAGFDAIGPVLLGMKKPVHILQLGSTVRQIVNMVNIAVVDAQEKCCRESMAADKSKDKKKK; via the coding sequence GTGGCACATCACCATATTACTGACTGGGAAGCATATAAAGTAGAGCTGAATGGCCGGCTGGGACTCGACAACCAGCTGTTCCGTGTAATCGGTACCAAAGCGCGTCGTGATCCAAGGAAAGTTGTATTTGCAGAAGCAGACAACATTAAAGTACTGAAAGCTGCACAGGTTGTAAATGACGAAGGAATTGCCTTCCCTATCCTGTTGGGTAATGAAGCGAAAATCCGTAGTCTGGCTAAGGAACATGCCATCGAAATTGACGATATCCAGATCATCGATCCTAAGAGCGATGAGATGCAGGAAAAACGTCATCAGTTTGGTGAGCTGTTCTTCGAAAAGCGCAAGCGTAAAGGCTTTAACATGTACGAAGCGAAGAAAGTTATGCGTGAACGTAACTACTTCGGTTGTATGATGGTGGAAACCGGCGAAGCAGATGCGCTGATTTCTGGTCTGACCCGTAAATATCCTGATACCATCCGTCCTGCATTACAGGTGATCGGAATGGAAGAAGGTGTGAATAAAGTAGCAGGTATGTATATCATCCAGACCAAGCGTGGACCGCTGTTCCTGGCTGATACAACCGTAAACTTCAATCCTACCGCGGAAGAACTGGCTGATATTACGGAAATGGTGGCTAAAGAAGTACAACACTTCAACATCACCCCACGTATCGCTATGCTTTCTTACTCTAACTTTGGTTCCAGCCCTACCCCTGAGGCGCAGCTGGTGGCTAAAGCCCGCGATATCGTTAAGAAGCGTAATCCTTCGCTGATTGTAGATGGTGAAATCCAGGCTGCAATGGCATTTAACAAAGAAATCCTCCAGGATAACTATCCATTTACCGAGCTGTTGGAAGGAGAAGTGAACACACTCATCTTCCCTAACCTGACTGCTGGTAACGTGGCTTATAACCTGTTACAGGAAGTTGCCGGCTTCGACGCTATCGGTCCGGTATTGTTAGGTATGAAAAAACCTGTACACATTCTGCAACTGGGTAGTACCGTTCGTCAGATCGTGAACATGGTAAACATCGCCGTAGTGGACGCACAGGAAAAATGCTGCCGCGAAAGCATGGCTGCCGACAAGTCTAAAGACAAAAAGAAGAAATAG